A single genomic interval of Methanooceanicella nereidis harbors:
- a CDS encoding methyl-accepting chemotaxis protein translates to MKKLDFRSISIQLLALVLIVAIVPVIVLSYNTNSTISADKYANFKDKTDDAYVMAEQAYKSQLDRATISSVKIGNDPRIVNALKNDDATTLKQLIDEYSKKNSYMHVITITDEKAVVMARSASTNHGDVTSNSHILGALSGKEYAVTDLIPAESIRANNLENMISATKTSDGLAMINCLPVKDENGIIIGSVYTAQILNNEFSVVDYVSGHSGSYCTVFQGDTRVSTTLKNDKGERIIGTKASEQVVSTVITNGQKFEDIITVNGLQLYVHYEPLKNADGKTVGMLFVGYDIGPGLAQLNNMTMQSLMIGAVISIIAVLVGFLIVNRVTRPINKLVVVANSVAEGNLDTPVETGAKGGEVGELTDAVKKMVANIKEKIAFNESILKGIRTPMFVTDMDRKITYFNDACSEMTGFSREDVIGKQCKDVFNTPVCHTEQCMLKRAWREGDLKGAEGNITLRGGKVIDFSCDATAVKDQHGKTVGGMELLQDITESKLAKVKIEKAEKEAREKATYSEAILKSIKDIHVVISKDGNITYTNEPAQNYIGYSASEMAGKRLTDITKLEKNGGKLIDALRTGMDILGLDDSISLRNGKYLPVLINGTIIKDANGNTTGLSIIARDITKEKDAQANLNAIIVKANEIADRVAKASQQVSSSTNQAMTSSRQISESIQQIASGSQSQAQQVDEISRLIRGISTESSNMSDSSKKASEALQAASETSRAGGEAANVAISKMSDIQKSVNGSAEIVKDLGEKSKQIGKIVDVITSIASQTNLLALNAAIEAARAGEAGRGFAVVAEEVRKLAEEAAKSTEQISDLVNQIKERTDMAVESMDRGTDEVSSGSDVVAKALKSIEEISYLINETATIAHGVSTATEKQVRDTLEVVKSIEQISAVVEESASSTEEVSASAEESTATMEEIANMSQQLSKIADELKAEVSKLKVD, encoded by the coding sequence TTGAAAAAACTGGACTTCAGAAGTATCTCTATACAATTATTAGCACTTGTATTGATTGTAGCTATAGTACCTGTAATAGTATTAAGCTATAACACGAACAGTACGATCAGCGCGGATAAGTATGCGAACTTTAAGGATAAGACGGACGACGCATACGTCATGGCCGAACAGGCCTATAAGTCCCAGCTGGACCGCGCCACTATTTCCTCCGTAAAGATCGGGAACGATCCGAGAATAGTCAATGCTTTAAAGAATGATGATGCGACGACATTAAAGCAATTGATAGACGAGTATTCTAAAAAGAACTCATACATGCATGTTATCACTATAACGGATGAAAAAGCAGTAGTAATGGCAAGGTCAGCGTCAACCAATCACGGTGACGTCACTTCAAACTCTCATATACTCGGGGCACTTAGCGGTAAAGAGTACGCAGTGACTGACCTGATCCCTGCCGAATCGATCAGGGCGAACAATCTGGAGAACATGATATCAGCGACTAAGACCTCGGACGGTCTTGCGATGATCAATTGCCTGCCGGTAAAGGATGAAAACGGCATTATCATCGGTTCGGTCTACACGGCGCAGATATTAAACAACGAGTTCTCGGTAGTAGACTACGTCTCGGGCCACAGCGGTTCATACTGTACTGTTTTCCAGGGAGACACCCGCGTATCGACCACTCTAAAGAATGATAAAGGGGAGAGGATCATCGGTACAAAGGCAAGCGAACAGGTCGTGTCCACCGTTATAACTAACGGCCAAAAGTTCGAGGACATAATCACCGTAAACGGCTTGCAGCTTTATGTCCACTACGAGCCTTTAAAGAACGCGGATGGCAAGACCGTGGGAATGCTCTTCGTCGGCTACGACATCGGCCCCGGCCTTGCACAGCTGAACAACATGACCATGCAGTCGCTTATGATAGGCGCTGTAATATCCATTATCGCAGTCCTTGTCGGGTTCTTGATAGTGAACCGTGTCACCAGGCCGATCAATAAGCTTGTCGTAGTAGCGAACAGTGTCGCGGAAGGCAATCTCGATACTCCTGTCGAGACAGGGGCAAAAGGCGGCGAAGTAGGCGAACTTACCGATGCTGTAAAGAAGATGGTAGCCAACATCAAGGAAAAGATCGCCTTTAACGAATCTATCCTGAAAGGTATCAGGACGCCGATGTTCGTCACGGACATGGACCGCAAGATCACGTACTTTAACGATGCCTGCAGCGAGATGACCGGATTCAGCCGCGAAGATGTTATCGGCAAGCAATGTAAGGACGTATTCAACACGCCTGTGTGCCATACAGAGCAGTGTATGCTGAAACGTGCATGGCGCGAGGGCGACCTGAAGGGAGCCGAGGGTAATATAACTCTAAGGGGCGGAAAGGTCATCGACTTCTCATGCGATGCGACAGCTGTAAAGGACCAGCATGGTAAGACCGTGGGTGGAATGGAGCTGCTTCAGGACATCACCGAGTCAAAGCTCGCCAAGGTCAAGATCGAAAAGGCAGAGAAAGAGGCAAGGGAGAAAGCCACCTACAGCGAGGCTATTCTCAAGAGCATCAAGGACATACATGTTGTGATCAGCAAAGATGGCAATATAACATATACCAACGAGCCTGCCCAGAACTATATAGGTTACTCGGCTTCCGAAATGGCCGGAAAGCGGTTGACCGATATTACAAAGCTGGAGAAGAATGGCGGCAAGCTAATTGACGCTCTCAGGACCGGCATGGACATTCTCGGCCTTGATGACTCAATATCGCTAAGGAACGGCAAATACCTGCCAGTGCTCATTAACGGCACGATCATTAAGGATGCCAACGGCAACACTACCGGTCTCAGCATTATCGCCCGCGACATCACAAAGGAGAAAGATGCTCAGGCTAACCTTAACGCCATAATCGTAAAGGCTAACGAGATAGCTGACCGTGTCGCAAAAGCTTCACAGCAGGTGTCTTCCTCGACGAACCAGGCGATGACGTCCTCCAGGCAGATATCCGAAAGCATACAGCAGATAGCAAGCGGAAGCCAGAGCCAGGCGCAGCAGGTGGATGAGATCAGTCGCCTGATCAGGGGCATATCCACTGAATCGTCTAATATGTCAGACTCGTCTAAAAAGGCTTCAGAAGCTCTTCAGGCAGCGTCCGAGACCAGCCGTGCCGGCGGAGAAGCCGCTAACGTGGCTATCTCGAAGATGTCCGATATCCAGAAGTCAGTGAACGGCTCTGCAGAGATCGTCAAGGACCTTGGCGAGAAGTCCAAGCAGATCGGAAAGATAGTGGATGTCATCACATCGATAGCAAGCCAGACTAATCTGCTCGCACTGAACGCGGCCATTGAGGCAGCCAGGGCAGGAGAGGCCGGAAGAGGCTTCGCCGTAGTTGCAGAGGAGGTCAGGAAACTGGCCGAAGAGGCCGCAAAGTCGACCGAACAGATATCCGATCTTGTCAACCAGATCAAGGAAAGGACGGACATGGCTGTAGAATCGATGGATCGCGGCACTGATGAAGTGTCCTCCGGAAGCGACGTGGTCGCCAAGGCCTTGAAGTCCATTGAAGAGATATCCTATCTCATAAATGAGACCGCGACCATTGCGCACGGCGTATCCACAGCCACTGAGAAGCAGGTACGCGACACGTTAGAGGTAGTCAAGTCCATAGAGCAGATAAGCGCTGTCGTAGAAGAGAGCGCCTCATCTACCGAGGAAGTGTCCGCATCTGCTGAAGAGAGCACGGCGACGATGGAAGAGATCGCTAACATGTCCCAGCAGCTCAGCAAGATCGCTGACGAGCTTAAGGCAGAGGTTAGCAAGCTCAAGGTGGATTAA
- a CDS encoding HAD family hydrolase has product MSRIKGLIFDLDGTIIDNDERYMELMLSRVGKELGRSLTLDHARQLWYSMNAVSRDEVISRWGLDPDEFWAIFNTFENLQEKLNSTYLHKDAPFLKSIDLPKSIVTHTTYDHTDNLLKLVGMRDLFNPIISCTEDLGFKPSPLPLIHCVVNMKLTVDEVIFVGDTISDMLAAKDAGIKSVYINRFKRPIDYKPDYEIDSLEKIAEIIK; this is encoded by the coding sequence ATGTCACGCATTAAAGGCCTCATTTTCGATCTTGACGGCACCATTATCGATAATGACGAAAGGTACATGGAGCTTATGCTGTCCCGCGTCGGCAAGGAGCTGGGCCGCAGCCTGACTCTTGACCATGCAAGGCAGCTATGGTACTCCATGAACGCCGTATCAAGGGACGAGGTAATATCAAGATGGGGCCTTGACCCTGACGAGTTCTGGGCGATCTTTAACACATTTGAAAACTTGCAGGAAAAGCTGAACAGTACCTATCTTCATAAGGACGCCCCTTTTCTTAAAAGTATAGACTTGCCTAAGAGCATAGTCACTCACACCACATATGATCACACGGATAATCTTTTAAAGCTCGTAGGCATGAGGGACCTTTTCAACCCGATAATCTCCTGTACCGAAGACCTGGGATTTAAGCCGTCCCCGCTCCCCCTTATACATTGTGTCGTAAACATGAAGCTAACCGTTGACGAGGTCATATTCGTCGGCGACACCATCTCCGATATGCTCGCTGCCAAAGACGCAGGTATAAAAAGCGTTTACATAAACCGATTCAAAAGGCCGATAGACTACAAGCCAGACTATGAGATAGATAGCCTGGAAAAGATAGCGGAAATAATAAAATAG
- a CDS encoding winged helix-turn-helix domain-containing protein: MIEELVGYVSSNIKRKQIIDVLEKNGSDTADHLAKVTRIPRISLEKMLDEMIERDMIKKDNEKYSLTETGDQVVNVTRSLK, encoded by the coding sequence ATGATAGAAGAACTGGTAGGGTACGTCAGCAGCAACATAAAAAGGAAACAGATAATCGACGTACTGGAAAAGAACGGAAGCGATACGGCCGACCATCTCGCCAAGGTAACCAGGATACCGAGGATCTCGCTGGAGAAGATGCTGGACGAGATGATCGAGAGGGACATGATCAAAAAGGACAATGAAAAATATTCCTTGACCGAGACGGGAGACCAGGTCGTTAACGTTACCAGGTCCCTAAAATAA
- a CDS encoding non-histone chromosomal MC1 family protein, producing MVTREKKNYGLLNEKGEEIGTFTGAQPRDAALKVAGRGVKKIILREKGTKKLHFFIGERKNVPRPANSPSWLPEKIWKSNVKKVGIKHMEYNELARNEKEIFKFPKE from the coding sequence ATGGTGACAAGAGAAAAGAAGAACTATGGCCTGTTAAATGAGAAGGGTGAGGAGATCGGTACCTTTACAGGAGCGCAGCCAAGGGACGCAGCATTAAAGGTCGCCGGAAGAGGCGTCAAGAAGATCATTCTCAGGGAAAAGGGCACCAAGAAGCTCCATTTCTTCATCGGAGAGAGAAAGAATGTCCCAAGACCGGCAAATTCACCTTCATGGTTACCTGAAAAGATCTGGAAATCAAATGTCAAGAAAGTCGGGATAAAGCACATGGAGTACAATGAGCTCGCAAGGAACGAAAAAGAAATTTTCAAGTTCCCCAAAGAGTAA
- a CDS encoding MBL fold metallo-hydrolase: MFLKQFFVEGLGQSSYMLGTDGICAIIDPERDIDEYLRAAKTNGFKIAHIFETHLHADFVSGHIDLSRKTGAKIYAPASANVKYDHVPLKEGDVVSMGALDIKVIESPGHTPEMINLIVSDKERSDDPYIVFTGDTLFVGDVGRPDLFGEEMANKLTWSLYDSLYNKLGKLPDWAEIYPAHGAGSLCGKNIGSKRWSTIGYEKRNNPAMMHGSFEEFKHFILEDMPEAPSYFFRTSEVNREGPKPLDTLPGKKPLSPGEVEELIAAGAVVLDTRSIDAFAGSHIKGAINIGIAPAFSTWAGNFIPYDKPVVLVLEQKEELDKVVKMLIRVGLDNIAGYLGGGMTAWHDKGMEESRFDLLTVDMLKTELMEKGGLKVVDVRTPAEWDSGHIKDAIHLQIMSIEKNLDKLDKDENYAVVCGSGYRGSIAASILAGKGFGKMSNVAGGMRAWKAKGYPTV; encoded by the coding sequence ATGTTCCTAAAACAATTTTTTGTGGAAGGGCTCGGACAATCATCATATATGCTCGGCACGGACGGCATATGCGCGATCATCGACCCGGAGCGCGATATAGACGAGTATCTCCGGGCGGCAAAGACGAACGGATTTAAGATAGCCCACATTTTCGAGACACACCTGCACGCTGATTTTGTTTCCGGGCACATAGACCTTTCAAGAAAGACGGGAGCAAAGATATATGCGCCGGCATCGGCAAACGTCAAGTATGATCATGTTCCGCTGAAAGAAGGAGACGTTGTGAGTATGGGGGCGCTGGACATCAAAGTAATAGAATCCCCGGGACACACCCCGGAGATGATAAACCTGATCGTAAGCGACAAAGAGCGCTCGGACGATCCCTATATAGTTTTCACCGGAGATACCCTGTTCGTCGGCGATGTGGGAAGGCCTGACCTGTTCGGCGAAGAAATGGCGAATAAGCTGACATGGTCGCTTTATGACAGCCTTTACAATAAGCTGGGAAAATTGCCGGACTGGGCGGAGATATATCCCGCCCACGGTGCCGGCTCGCTATGCGGTAAGAATATCGGCTCGAAGCGATGGTCAACGATAGGCTATGAAAAACGCAATAATCCGGCGATGATGCATGGATCATTTGAAGAGTTCAAGCATTTTATCCTCGAAGACATGCCGGAGGCACCATCATATTTCTTCAGGACTTCCGAGGTGAATAGAGAAGGGCCTAAACCGCTGGACACCCTGCCCGGAAAGAAGCCTCTCAGCCCGGGGGAAGTGGAAGAGCTGATAGCCGCAGGCGCCGTCGTTCTAGACACGAGAAGTATCGACGCCTTCGCCGGAAGCCACATTAAAGGAGCAATAAATATAGGCATAGCGCCCGCATTCTCAACATGGGCAGGTAATTTCATCCCTTATGATAAGCCCGTAGTGCTGGTCTTAGAACAAAAAGAGGAGCTTGATAAGGTCGTAAAAATGCTGATCCGCGTGGGGCTGGACAATATTGCAGGCTATCTTGGCGGAGGCATGACAGCATGGCATGATAAAGGTATGGAAGAGTCACGTTTTGATCTGCTGACGGTCGACATGCTTAAGACGGAACTTATGGAGAAAGGAGGGCTCAAGGTCGTCGACGTGAGAACTCCCGCCGAGTGGGACTCAGGCCATATCAAAGATGCCATACACCTGCAGATCATGAGCATCGAGAAGAACCTCGATAAGCTGGATAAGGACGAGAACTATGCAGTAGTATGCGGAAGCGGATACAGGGGGAGCATAGCTGCCAGCATACTGGCCGGGAAAGGCTTCGGGAAAATGAGTAATGTTGCCGGAGGAATGAGAGCCTGGAAAGCGAAAGGATATCCCACAGTGTAA